From the Leptospira biflexa serovar Patoc strain 'Patoc 1 (Paris)' genome, one window contains:
- a CDS encoding LA_0442/LA_0875 N-terminal domain-containing protein — protein sequence MKLNLTFYCATFLLLTITGSLSAETVILKSGKSFYGRVIEQNREFLKLKEKDGIILQFPRTDILKVTYKELNAKEVKKIVEVEIKKNLSSEKTETEWKETSNSNFEIVNESEDSMKHLSHGSQKKIRWGVVGRSAILPGLGQYHWDEPVWGSLYLISFLGAAINYHHAWNEHMNVKSEYQNDTRSLLFLSSGNAGFALHFIDKNNLASDYRTTANSLNTASDILIGIFLINLIDAFLPRENKTSSSPTSLDKKVGLHIKADMVNHDQNFYLARDQRNGMTSLEYKLGYTWAF from the coding sequence TTGAAACTTAATTTAACATTCTATTGTGCCACTTTCCTTTTATTGACCATCACTGGTTCTCTATCGGCTGAAACCGTCATTTTAAAATCAGGGAAATCCTTTTATGGAAGAGTCATTGAACAAAATAGAGAGTTTCTGAAACTAAAAGAGAAAGACGGAATCATTTTACAATTTCCAAGAACTGATATCTTGAAAGTCACTTACAAGGAATTGAATGCCAAAGAAGTGAAAAAAATTGTCGAAGTGGAAATCAAAAAAAACCTATCCTCCGAGAAAACAGAGACTGAATGGAAAGAAACATCGAATTCCAATTTTGAAATAGTCAATGAATCAGAAGACTCGATGAAACATTTATCCCATGGATCTCAGAAAAAAATACGTTGGGGAGTGGTAGGAAGATCCGCGATTTTACCAGGTTTAGGACAATACCACTGGGATGAACCTGTCTGGGGTTCCCTCTATCTGATCTCATTTTTAGGGGCAGCGATCAATTACCATCATGCTTGGAACGAACATATGAATGTGAAATCAGAATACCAGAATGATACTCGGTCGCTACTCTTCTTAAGCTCCGGAAATGCTGGTTTTGCTCTCCATTTCATTGATAAAAACAATTTAGCATCCGATTACAGAACCACTGCCAATTCGTTAAACACAGCCTCAGATATCCTCATCGGAATTTTTCTCATCAATCTCATCGATGCCTTCCTCCCTCGGGAAAACAAAACGAGTTCATCTCCTACTTCTTTGGACAAAAAAGTTGGTCTCCATATCAAGGCGGATATGGTGAATCATGACCAAAACTTTTATCTGGCAAGAGACCAAAGGAATGGAATGACAAGCCTAGAATACAAACTCGGATATACTTGGGCTTTTTAA